One Thermoanaerobacter pseudethanolicus ATCC 33223 DNA window includes the following coding sequences:
- the yidD gene encoding membrane protein insertion efficiency factor YidD — protein MKNVVIFLIKLYQRYISPMKPRSCRFYPTCSQYSIEAISKYGLLKGGIMSIWRILRCNPFNPGGYDPVK, from the coding sequence ATGAAAAATGTTGTTATTTTTTTAATTAAGTTGTATCAAAGATATATTTCGCCTATGAAGCCAAGGAGCTGTAGATTTTACCCAACTTGTTCTCAATATTCTATAGAAGCAATATCAAAGTATGGACTTTTAAAGGGCGGAATTATGTCAATTTGGCGGATTTTAAGGTGCAATCCCTTTAATCCCGGGGGATATGACCCTGTAAAATAA
- the rnpA gene encoding ribonuclease P protein component translates to MRRKIVKIKKSYEFKKVYSNGKSVANQFVVMYYMENNLGFNRVGYSVSKKIGKSVVRNRVRRLLHESFRLLDIEIKTGFDIIFVARGKIVEADFHTLKNSMRKLIMKTPLYAGNEK, encoded by the coding sequence ATGAGGAGAAAGATTGTAAAAATTAAAAAAAGTTATGAATTTAAAAAGGTTTATTCAAATGGAAAATCTGTTGCTAATCAGTTTGTTGTAATGTATTATATGGAAAATAATTTAGGTTTTAATAGAGTTGGCTATTCAGTGAGTAAAAAAATAGGTAAAAGTGTGGTAAGAAATAGAGTTAGAAGGCTTTTACATGAAAGTTTTAGACTTTTAGATATTGAGATAAAAACAGGTTTTGATATAATTTTTGTCGCAAGAGGAAAAATTGTAGAGGCTGATTTTCACACTTTAAAAAATTCCATGAGAAAATTAATTATGAAAACACCTCTTTATGCGGGGAATGAAAAATGA